AAATACGTAGAAATAATAAGAAAACATAACTCGtgataaaatgagacaaaaacaatagTGAGAAAATGTATGCCCAATAGGACCAATAGGCATACATACATGTGTAATCTTGTGCCTATTGGTCCGTTTACCGGGTTGTgtcctgtgtctgtttgtgatcATTCTAATTTGCAATCTGTGTATTACCAAAGTGATAGAAAGTTGGCAGGTGTATTTAAGATTGTACAAAATCCATCAATAATATTTCTACCAGTAATTGACAACATTTCAGCAGTTCTCACTGCTGTATGTGACTGAACTGCTTCTTTAAGGACCTGAAACCATGTTATGTAAGGAAAGATTAGTCAAGGCaatttgaaaatggaaaatgcacCTCAGCTACTGCTCTCCAAAGGGAAAATTATGTAATTTAGATACTTTGTTATTCACctcaataattaaaaaaaacaaacattttgtaaTTCCATACTGCCGTTGCACCACAGATGGATTTCCAGTATTGTGCGGTCATCTGACTTCTTATTTTTGACAGAAATTACATAAAAAGACAATACAGACAGAGTTTAGTCTGAATGTTGCAATATCACGTGCATTTTTATTgtcagtaccccccccccactactgCTGACTCTCTCCCCTGTCTCTCATGCCTCTTTTTGTaatgtaaacacacaaaatccTCTATCGTTCGTTCTCgatcctcctccctcttttctgttTGCCTGCCTCCTGCAGTTTCCCCTCCACTCTCTCCGCCCAATGTCAGCTCTCCCCGCTCCCCTTCTACCGTTTAGACTGCAGCAGGCTCTCCTCAgccttctgtctttctttaagCAGACTCTGCAGGTGAATGATTTCCCTCTGGTGAGAAGCTCTCCTCCCATCTGTTTCCTCCTCCAACATGGTTAGTCTGGTTGACGCTTGCCTCCGGTAGAcctgcgcgcacgcacacacacagatagagaaagagagagagagagagagaggaatgagaTGTCGCTATGACAGAGGTGGATTTACATGAAGGACAACGCAGCAGAGACAACCGGATTTGAGGAGGGGGAGTTGCAAACATTGGGACGAGGTGAGGAACTCACATACGCGATAACCTTCTAGGTAGTGAGAACATCtggtgtttatttgttgatAGGGTGTGTACATGTATTATTCCATCAAATTATAGCTTTActatattttattcatatttaagtTGTCtgcagctgttgagctgcagatAGTTCAGAAGTACTGCAGGtagtgcagcacacacacacacacacacacacacacacacacacacacactcatacaagTGGAAGACACGTCTTTTATCATTTGGACTCGTCAGGCTCAGTGGATGCAGATACAGACATGGCAATAAAGAATCAATGAAAGAATGAAAcgcaaacaataataataatacctagAGTGGCGAGTCGAGTGTgtcgctgctctgctgctggaggacattTCTAATAACAGCTCTGAATAataacagtgtgtgtttgtaatttaCTACCTTTTCTGTGTACACACAAGTTTTTCACTGCAGGGTTCATggattataaaatataaaatggcaTTGTGAAAACTGCAAAACTGGTGATTAGCATTCCGTCCCTTTTGTGCGATCACACTAATCTTTAGAACGGCATCCTGAACTATCTCCCAAACTataaatcattcatttccagGAACACAGACTACAAACATCTGATGAAAAAGGGCAAATGTCACATTGTGTACCGTATGTACAATATGATAATCGGTGCAAAATATATGATTTTCCCATCAATTCACCCTCAGCAAATGGGGCCATGTAATGTAGCCGtttagccaatggctaattcaAGGTATAAAAGAATGACATtaaaatcagccaatcagcatcctCAAATCAAACATCTGAGCCAGCACTATTTTGCTGCCTCCAATCCATCGCCAGGCCCGGCTCAAGTCAAGACTGTTTGCTGAGGTTGGCATatttactacccccccccccccatcttggaTGTTTCATCTTCTTATTGCTTTTATATATGAAATTATGGTCAATATACCGTAattaggttttttttacaagaatttgaagGGTGAAAAAATGCTTTCATGTCAAAGGGAAAACAGCCTTCTATTAACTAATGCCATTGGAGAACGGATATCAAGAGCACTTGTCAAGTGCAACCACAAATTCTTATCAGGGATATTTGCTGAAATTAATTAGATGCGGCCACTGAGAAAACCCAGGAACACAGACTACAAACATCTGATGAAAAAGGGCAAATGTCAAAATACACAGAAGCATCAGCTTGTTTGTGAGATGGTCAAGATAAATACCATTATCTCTCAAACTATTTGTTCACTGTATATCTCTGCTTCTATATGTTCCTCCTTCTCCAGAACATGACTCGAAGATGAACTGTCCTCAGGCTGAGTTAGAGGGGAAGGACGGTCCTCCACCCGAGGAATTGGAGTGTAAAATCTGTTACCAACGCTTCAATGCCCACAACCGCAAACCTAAGATCCTGGACTGCCTGCATCGGATATGCACACGTTGTCTTGTCAAAATCTTGGACATCGCAGATGGAGCGGGCTTCATCTCTTGCCCCTTTTGTCGACACCAAACTGAAATCATAGAGTATGAGGTGTCGGCCCTGCCTGACGATGTTAATATAATTTCCCACTTGGTGATGCAGAACCAATCTGGGAGTGCTGATCACAATGGGGAGGTGATCTTGACTCCAAAGAGTTTCTCCTCCAGCCCATCTCAAGCCTCCTCCAACTGCCTGGTGATCACTATAATGGAAGTACAGAGGGATTCACAATACTCTCCCCACCAAAACGATAGCTCTGATTTCTATGCCGAACCAAGCCTGAACTCAGATTCAATGGGCCCCAACGGACCATCTGATCAGGATGCCATGTCTAAGTTCTGTAACCATGTACCGCGTATCCTGGTTTGGCTGCTGGGATTCTTGTACTTTGGCTCACTGCCTCTTGGAATCTACTTGTTGGTAATCCAGAGAGTGACACTGGGCATTGTATGTGTCAGCTTAGTGCCATCAAGCCTAACTATTTGCCTGGTTTACGGGTTCTGCCAGTGTCTGTGCCAGGGCATGTGTGACTGCTCCTCTAGGGCCTGATAGGATGCTACCATAGAAGTGGCTGCCCaagttaaatatatatttaatatgttttgTACATAAATATTGGGTGAACAGTTAAGTGCTTTACCTTCATGGAAACAACGGATCCTTAAAGACCATCTTTAAGTTAGTTTAAGCGTTTGCTCTATTGACTGACTCGAAGATAAATTTGCTAAATGAGAACTGAGTCCTTGGCAAGTTCTGTTCATTGGAGCAGTGCCTATAGTGTGCTTTTTGCAATTTATTTCTGTAATATGAATTCACGCTGTCTTGTGTGTATGACTTGGCCTTCCAAAACATTACAGAGCAGACCTTTAACCTTTTACTTACAGAATG
Above is a genomic segment from Brachionichthys hirsutus isolate HB-005 unplaced genomic scaffold, CSIRO-AGI_Bhir_v1 contig_210, whole genome shotgun sequence containing:
- the LOC137916350 gene encoding E3 ubiquitin-protein ligase RNF182-like, with translation MKDNAAETTGFEEGELQTLGREHDSKMNCPQAELEGKDGPPPEELECKICYQRFNAHNRKPKILDCLHRICTRCLVKILDIADGAGFISCPFCRHQTEIIEYEVSALPDDVNIISHLVMQNQSGSADHNGEVILTPKSFSSSPSQASSNCLVITIMEVQRDSQYSPHQNDSSDFYAEPSLNSDSMGPNGPSDQDAMSKFCNHVPRILVWLLGFLYFGSLPLGIYLLVIQRVTLGIVCVSLVPSSLTICLVYGFCQCLCQGMCDCSSRA